A single region of the Streptomyces sp. NBC_01803 genome encodes:
- a CDS encoding protein kinase domain-containing protein — MGQYRLLGKLGAGGMGSVYLARSDRGRTVAVKLVQPELAAQPEFRRRFQQEVEAARAVGGDWTAPVLGCDTEAETPWVATGYVAGPSLHEVIAQTYGRLPERTLSILANGLVRALQDIHAAGLVHRDLKPSNVMITIDGPRVIDFGIARALEGNGDGLTRTGAAVGSPGFMSPEQCRGEVLTAASDIFCLGSVLTFAATGRTPFGDANTAMTALMLRIVQGQQDLTEVPDGIRPLIERCLSQHPADRPSLDELLAATRAADDEDEPWLPGALVAKLGRHAVELLDSEDPLQAPPIPMTKPHPAMPHMPPTPLPPTSIPTPPPPQAGVPMAPPTPTQFSVPGTPPPSPQPNAGVDAMATMTSAAPPPGYGTPPPPGAGGYGTPPPPGAGGYGYPQQAPGTPGYGYPQVGSPEVSGPYGPGYPGGPGGPGGPGGPGGPPKKKNLALIIVAAVAVFAIAAGAAVFAFGGDSDDEAGDDGTETGQPTDDRTGEPTDEPTDSPTDEPTDEPTDQPTDQPTGDPQIDPSATVGSEYIGAWEGPVLNEDGNEVGFFQRIELDSGYGGDTVATQWTVLDNVLCEEQAQLVSSNGGLTINGTGITATSPDGATCNPYTAQTLEMNGGTLVWTSGQWHAELAPAGMQSDSDGMPYDIHSQTYTGSGFSIETETTSYAGSLALTWSDGSCTWESVMISGGLDAASILVGPGRVTSGSCDPLPSYLLEWEPADDKAEVITFTPYATDGGDSFTVNREAY; from the coding sequence GTGGGCCAGTACAGGCTGCTGGGGAAATTGGGCGCCGGCGGAATGGGCAGTGTGTATCTCGCCCGCTCCGACCGCGGGCGCACAGTGGCCGTCAAACTGGTCCAACCAGAGCTCGCGGCGCAGCCCGAGTTCCGTCGGCGCTTCCAGCAGGAGGTCGAGGCCGCCCGCGCGGTCGGCGGCGACTGGACCGCCCCCGTTCTCGGGTGTGACACCGAGGCCGAGACACCCTGGGTGGCGACCGGCTATGTGGCGGGTCCCTCGCTGCACGAGGTCATCGCCCAGACGTACGGCCGCCTTCCGGAGCGCACGCTGAGCATCCTGGCGAACGGCCTGGTCCGGGCGTTGCAGGACATTCACGCGGCCGGTCTGGTGCACCGGGACCTGAAGCCATCCAATGTGATGATCACCATCGATGGGCCGCGCGTCATCGACTTCGGCATCGCCCGCGCCCTGGAGGGCAACGGCGATGGCCTGACGAGGACCGGCGCGGCCGTGGGCTCGCCCGGATTCATGTCGCCCGAGCAGTGCCGCGGCGAGGTCCTGACGGCCGCCAGCGACATCTTCTGCCTCGGCTCGGTGCTGACCTTCGCGGCCACCGGCCGGACGCCGTTCGGGGACGCCAACACGGCGATGACCGCCCTGATGCTGCGGATCGTGCAGGGCCAGCAGGACCTGACCGAAGTGCCGGACGGCATCCGCCCGCTGATCGAGCGCTGCCTGTCCCAGCACCCGGCGGACCGCCCCAGCCTGGACGAGCTGCTGGCGGCGACGCGGGCCGCCGACGACGAGGACGAGCCGTGGCTGCCCGGCGCGCTGGTGGCGAAGCTGGGCCGGCACGCCGTCGAGCTGCTCGACTCCGAGGACCCGCTCCAGGCGCCGCCGATCCCGATGACCAAGCCGCACCCGGCCATGCCGCACATGCCGCCGACGCCGCTGCCCCCGACCTCCATACCCACTCCTCCGCCGCCGCAGGCCGGGGTGCCGATGGCGCCGCCGACGCCGACGCAGTTCAGCGTGCCGGGCACCCCGCCGCCGAGCCCGCAGCCGAACGCGGGCGTGGACGCGATGGCGACGATGACCTCCGCCGCTCCCCCGCCCGGCTACGGCACACCGCCGCCGCCCGGCGCGGGTGGCTACGGCACCCCCCCGCCCCCCGGAGCGGGCGGCTACGGATATCCGCAGCAGGCGCCCGGCACTCCGGGGTACGGCTACCCGCAGGTCGGGTCGCCGGAGGTGTCCGGGCCCTACGGGCCGGGCTACCCGGGTGGCCCTGGCGGCCCCGGTGGTCCCGGCGGCCCGGGCGGTCCCCCCAAGAAGAAGAACCTGGCCCTGATCATCGTCGCCGCGGTCGCGGTCTTCGCGATCGCCGCGGGCGCCGCCGTCTTCGCCTTCGGCGGCGACTCGGACGACGAGGCGGGGGACGACGGCACCGAGACGGGCCAGCCCACCGACGACCGCACCGGCGAACCGACGGACGAGCCGACCGACAGCCCGACGGACGAGCCCACGGACGAGCCGACCGATCAGCCCACCGACCAGCCGACCGGTGACCCGCAGATCGACCCGAGCGCCACGGTCGGCAGCGAGTACATCGGCGCCTGGGAGGGCCCGGTCCTGAACGAGGACGGCAACGAGGTCGGCTTCTTCCAGCGCATCGAGCTCGACAGCGGATACGGCGGCGACACGGTGGCCACCCAGTGGACCGTGCTCGACAACGTCCTGTGCGAGGAGCAGGCGCAGCTCGTCTCCTCCAACGGCGGCCTGACCATCAACGGCACCGGCATCACCGCCACCTCGCCCGACGGCGCGACGTGCAACCCGTACACCGCCCAGACGCTGGAGATGAACGGCGGCACGCTGGTGTGGACCTCCGGCCAGTGGCACGCGGAGCTGGCGCCGGCCGGAATGCAGAGCGACTCGGACGGCATGCCGTACGACATCCACAGCCAGACGTACACCGGCTCGGGCTTCTCGATCGAGACCGAGACCACCAGCTACGCCGGTTCGCTCGCCCTGACCTGGTCCGACGGCTCCTGCACCTGGGAGTCCGTGATGATCTCGGGCGGCCTGGATGCCGCGTCCATCCTCGTCGGCCCCGGCCGCGTGACGTCGGGGAGCTGCGACCCGCTGCCCTCCTACCTCCTGGAGTGGGAGCCGGCCGACGACAAGGCCGAGGTCATCACCTTCACGCCGTACGCCACGGACGGCGGTGACTCCTTCACGGTGAACCGCGAGGCCTACTGA
- a CDS encoding adenylosuccinate synthase — protein MPALVLLGAQWGDEGKGKATDLLGGSVDYVVRYQGGNNAGHTVVVGDQKYALHLLPSGILSPGCVPVIGNGVVVDPKVLLAELKGLQDRGVDTSRLLLSGNAHLITSYHQTLDKVSERFLGKRKIGTTGRGIGPTYADKINRQGIRVQDLFDESILRQKVDAALDHKNQVLAKLYNRRAIAPEQVVDELLGYAEQLKDLVRDTTLVLNQALDEGKVVLLEGGQGTLLDVDHGTYPFVTSSNPTAGGACTGSGIGPTRINRVIGILKAYTTRVGAGPFPTELHDADGEALRTIGGEFGVTTGRDRRCGWFDAVIARYATRVNGLTDFFLTKLDVLTGWERIPVCVAYEIDGRRVEELPYSQTDFHHATPVYEYLPGWTESLAGARSFEDLPKNAQAYVLTLQDLSGAPISAIGVGPGRDETIEITPFV, from the coding sequence GTGCCCGCACTTGTGCTGCTCGGCGCTCAGTGGGGTGATGAAGGCAAAGGCAAGGCCACCGACCTGCTCGGTGGTTCGGTGGATTACGTGGTGCGCTACCAGGGCGGGAACAACGCCGGCCACACGGTGGTCGTCGGTGACCAGAAGTACGCGCTGCATCTGCTGCCCTCCGGAATCCTCTCCCCTGGCTGCGTCCCCGTGATCGGCAACGGCGTCGTCGTCGACCCCAAGGTGCTGCTCGCCGAGCTGAAGGGGCTCCAGGACCGGGGCGTGGACACCTCGCGGCTGCTGCTCAGCGGCAACGCGCACCTGATCACGTCGTACCACCAGACGCTGGACAAGGTGTCCGAGCGCTTCCTCGGCAAGCGGAAGATCGGCACCACCGGCCGCGGTATCGGCCCCACCTACGCCGATAAGATCAACCGGCAGGGCATCCGCGTGCAGGACCTGTTCGACGAATCGATCCTGCGGCAGAAGGTCGACGCCGCGCTCGACCACAAGAACCAGGTCCTCGCCAAGCTCTACAACCGCCGGGCGATCGCCCCCGAGCAGGTCGTGGACGAGCTGCTCGGGTACGCCGAGCAGCTGAAGGACCTGGTCCGCGACACCACGCTCGTGCTCAACCAGGCCTTGGACGAGGGCAAGGTCGTGCTGCTGGAGGGCGGGCAGGGCACCCTGCTCGATGTCGACCACGGCACCTATCCGTTCGTCACCTCCTCCAACCCGACCGCGGGCGGCGCCTGCACGGGCTCCGGCATCGGACCGACCCGGATCAACCGTGTGATCGGCATCCTGAAGGCGTACACCACGCGCGTCGGCGCCGGCCCGTTCCCCACCGAGCTGCACGACGCGGACGGCGAGGCGCTGCGCACCATCGGCGGCGAGTTCGGCGTGACCACCGGGCGCGACCGGCGCTGCGGCTGGTTCGACGCGGTGATCGCCCGCTACGCGACCCGGGTCAACGGGCTGACCGACTTCTTCCTCACCAAGCTCGACGTGCTCACCGGCTGGGAGCGCATCCCGGTCTGCGTCGCGTACGAGATCGACGGCCGGCGGGTGGAGGAGCTGCCCTACAGCCAGACGGACTTCCACCACGCCACACCTGTCTACGAGTACCTGCCGGGGTGGACGGAGAGCCTGGCCGGGGCCAGGTCCTTCGAGGACCTGCCGAAGAACGCGCAGGCGTACGTCCTCACCCTCCAGGACCTCTCCGGCGCGCCGATCTCCGCGATCGGCGTCGGCCCGGGGCGTGACGAGACGATCGAGATCACTCCGTTCGTGTAG
- a CDS encoding diacylglycerol kinase family protein: protein MLIVIDPTARQTDGESVRIARDVLCAGSAAGDVKVCVLDQPQAMKRVLARKGGRRVVIVGDDGALLRAVGLLLRSGELGTSPLGLVPVGPGPTLVVARALGVPTDAVMASRAILGGAVRRVDVLTDDAGGVVLGALGIPAPRARVSGPTALWWRTVHRPRQRLRVEADGRVLADGDRPVAGISVRATDGLAEVVVSAGPTGQGDVRARALSVTVSGPAFSYRADAVDSGPTRARTWTVRPGALRLTVPVR, encoded by the coding sequence GTGCTCATCGTCATCGACCCGACGGCTCGGCAGACGGACGGGGAATCGGTGCGGATCGCCAGAGATGTCCTGTGCGCGGGGTCGGCCGCGGGTGACGTCAAGGTGTGCGTGCTGGACCAACCACAGGCGATGAAGCGGGTGTTGGCCCGCAAGGGCGGCCGTCGGGTGGTGATCGTCGGGGACGACGGGGCGCTGCTGCGCGCGGTGGGGCTGCTGCTCCGCAGCGGTGAGTTGGGCACCAGCCCGCTGGGCCTGGTGCCGGTCGGCCCGGGACCGACACTGGTGGTGGCGCGGGCGCTGGGGGTACCGACCGACGCGGTGATGGCCTCCCGCGCGATCCTCGGCGGCGCGGTCCGGCGGGTGGACGTGCTGACGGACGACGCGGGCGGCGTGGTGCTGGGGGCGCTCGGCATCCCCGCGCCGCGCGCCCGCGTCTCGGGGCCGACGGCGCTGTGGTGGCGGACCGTGCACCGGCCCCGGCAGCGGCTGCGGGTGGAGGCGGACGGGCGGGTGCTGGCGGACGGCGACCGGCCGGTGGCGGGGATCTCGGTGCGGGCGACCGACGGACTGGCCGAGGTGGTGGTCAGCGCCGGGCCGACCGGGCAGGGCGACGTGCGGGCGCGGGCGCTGTCGGTGACGGTCTCGGGGCCCGCGTTCAGCTACCGGGCGGACGCGGTGGACTCGGGACCGACGCGGGCGCGGACCTGGACCGTGCGGCCGGGCGCGCTGCGGCTGACGGTGCCAGTGCGCTGA